The following proteins are co-located in the Pyxicephalus adspersus chromosome Z, UCB_Pads_2.0, whole genome shotgun sequence genome:
- the CIMIP2A gene encoding ciliary microtubule inner protein 2A isoform X2 yields the protein MSQKSKNFLLTPKHYQPKPVFYTQPCYQNGNQLLVNLPKASHSQSMQFPNKHPHKQGRIELPELQQTNGKIPSGFGGQLPVLQEQHGIFIRNMERYCCYQTNHHDATIEAIPSPDLATKHPKIELPISLQRKAITGYTGFIPRSRFTMGISYIPGVKACMDEFDLSQARIRYPTMTSEKQVKQSYWPSVIIYSSAGLLPRYTGFIPGFRDSFGSTFGNTSRQLYCKYSL from the exons ATGTCTCAGAAATCAAAAAATTTTCTCCTGACCCCAAAACATTACCAGCCCAAACCAGT ATTTTACACCCAGCCCTGTTATCAGAATGGTAACCAACTTTTGGTAAACCTCCCCAAGGCAAGTCACTCCCAGTCAATGCAGTTTCCCAATAAACATCCGCACAAACAAGGAAGAATTGAACTCCCTGAATTACAACAGACTAATGGCAAGATACCATCTGGATTTGGAG GTCAACTACCTGTATTACAAGAACAACATGGCATTTTCATCAGGAACATGGAGAGGTATTGCTGTTATCAAACCAACCACCATGACGCAACGATTGAG GCTATTCCATCCCCAGACTTGGCAACGAAACATCCAAAAATAGAATTACCTATATCATTACAACGTAAGGCCATAACAG GTTACACTGGTTTTATCCCCCGTTCCAGATTTACTATGGGTATCAGTTACATACCAGGGGTCAAGGCTTGTATGGACGAATTTGATCTCAGCCAG GCTCGTATTAGATATCCTACAATGACATCTGAAAAGCAAGTAAAGCAGTCATATTGGCCCAGTGTTATAATTTATAGTTCTGCTGGTCTCCTACCCAGGTATACAGGCTTCATTCCTG GTTTCAGAGACAGTTTTGGATCCACCTTTGGAAACACCAGCAGGCAGTTGTATTGCAAATACTCATTATAA
- the CIMIP2A gene encoding ciliary microtubule inner protein 2A isoform X1 — MSQKSKNFLLTPKHYQPKPVFYTQPCYQNGNQLLVNLPKASHSQSMQFPNKHPHKQGRIELPELQQTNGKIPSGFGGQLPVLQEQHGIFIRNMERYCCYQTNHHDATIEAIPSPDLATKHPKIELPISLQRKAITGYTGFIPRSRFTMGISYIPGVKACMDEFDLSQARIRYPTMTSEKQVKQSYWPSVIIYSSAGLLPRYTGFIPGFGCSRMKNPEEKTAAPGQMLDTPRVIDCPEGLKVFLLNLISL, encoded by the exons ATGTCTCAGAAATCAAAAAATTTTCTCCTGACCCCAAAACATTACCAGCCCAAACCAGT ATTTTACACCCAGCCCTGTTATCAGAATGGTAACCAACTTTTGGTAAACCTCCCCAAGGCAAGTCACTCCCAGTCAATGCAGTTTCCCAATAAACATCCGCACAAACAAGGAAGAATTGAACTCCCTGAATTACAACAGACTAATGGCAAGATACCATCTGGATTTGGAG GTCAACTACCTGTATTACAAGAACAACATGGCATTTTCATCAGGAACATGGAGAGGTATTGCTGTTATCAAACCAACCACCATGACGCAACGATTGAG GCTATTCCATCCCCAGACTTGGCAACGAAACATCCAAAAATAGAATTACCTATATCATTACAACGTAAGGCCATAACAG GTTACACTGGTTTTATCCCCCGTTCCAGATTTACTATGGGTATCAGTTACATACCAGGGGTCAAGGCTTGTATGGACGAATTTGATCTCAGCCAG GCTCGTATTAGATATCCTACAATGACATCTGAAAAGCAAGTAAAGCAGTCATATTGGCCCAGTGTTATAATTTATAGTTCTGCTGGTCTCCTACCCAGGTATACAGGCTTCATTCCTG GGTTTGGGTGTtctaggatgaagaacccagaagagaaaacAGCAGCACCCGGACAGATGCTGGATACCCCCAGAGTGATCGACTGCCCTGagggattgaaggtgtttttgttGAATTTAATTTCTCTTTAA
- the LOC140343351 gene encoding tubulin beta chain-like, whose translation MREIVHLQAGQCGNQIGAKFWEVISDEHGIDPTGSYHGDSDLQLERINVYYNEAAGGKYVPRAILVDLEPGTMDSVRSGPFGQIFRPDNFVFGQSGAGNNWAKGHYTEGAELVDSVLDVVRKEAESCDCLQGFQLTHSLGGGTGSGMGTLLISKIREEYPDRIMNTFSVVPSPKVSDTVVEPYNATLSVHQLVENTDETYCIDNEALYDICFRTLKLTTPTYGDLNHLVSATMSGVTTCLRFPGQLNADLRKLAVNMVPFPRLHFFMPGFAPLTSRGSQQYRALTVPELTQQMFDAKNMMAACDPRHGRYLTVAAVFRGRMSMKEVDEQMLNVQNKNSSYFVEWIPNNVKTAVCDIPPRGLKMAATFIGNSTAIQELFKRISEQFTAMFRRKAFLHWYTGEGMDEMEFTEAESNMNDLVSEYQQYQDATAEEEGEFEEEEEAA comes from the exons ATGAGGGAGATTGTGCACCTGCAGGCTGGTCAATGCGGCAACCAGATTGGAGCTAAG ttctGGGAAGTAATCAGTGATGAACATGGCATTGACCCAACTGGCTCTTACCATGGTGACAGTGATCTCCAGCTGGAAAGAATAAATGTCTATTACAATGAAGCGGCAG GTGGCAAATATGTTCCCCGTGCCATTCTGGTGGATCTTGAGCCAGGCACAATGGACTCTGTGCGATCTGGACCCTTCGGGCAGATCTTCAGACCAGACAACTTTGTTTTTG GTCAGAGCGGTGCTGGAAACAACTGGGCAAAGGGTCACTACACAGAGGGAGCAGAACTGGTTGACTCTGTATTGGATGTTGTAAGGAAGGAAGCGGAAAGCTGTGACTGTCTCCAGGGCTTCCAGCTCACACACTCCCTGGGTGGTGGTACTGGTTCTGGTATGGGTACACTCCTTATTAGCAAGATCAGAGAAGAATATCCAGACAGAATCATGAACACTTTCAGCGTTGTGCCCTCCCCTAAAGTGTCCGATACTGTGGTAGAGCCCTATAATGCCACCCTGTCCGTACACCAGCTTGTAGAGAACACAGATGAGACCTATTGCATAGACAACGAAGCCCTGTATGATATCTGCTTCAGAACCCTCAAACTCACAACCCCCACCTATGGTGACCTGAACCATCTGGTATCAGCCACCATGAGTGGAGTCACCACATGTCTGCGTTTCCCTGGTCAGCTTAACGCTGACCTGCGTAAACTGGCTGTCAACATGGTACCCTTTCCTCGTCTGCACTTCTTCATGCCTGGGTTCGCTCCACTCACCAGCCGTGGTAGCCAGCAGTACCGTGCTTTAACAGTGCCTGAGTTGACACAGCAGATGTTTGATGCCAAGAACATGATGGCTGCCTGTGACCCACGTCATGGTCGCTATCTCACTGTAGCTGCTGTGTTCAGAGGCCGTATGTCTATGAAAGAGGTGGATGAGCAGATGTTGAATGTCCAGAACAAGAACAGCAGCTACTTTGTTGAATGGATTCCTAACAACGTGAAGACCGCTGTCTGTGACATCCCACCCCGAGGCCTGAAGATGGCTGCTACCTTCATTGGTAACAGCACAGCCATTCAGGAGCTGTTCAAGCGCATCTCTGAGCAGTTCACTGCTATGTTCCGCAGAAAGGCCTTCTTGCACTGGTACACTGGCGAGGGCATGGATGAGATGGAGTTTACTGAGGCAGAGAGCAATATGAATGACCTGGTGTCTGAATACCAACAGTACCAAGATGccacagcagaagaggagggtGAAtttgaggaggaggaagaggctgCATAA